A portion of the Glycine max cultivar Williams 82 chromosome 10, Glycine_max_v4.0, whole genome shotgun sequence genome contains these proteins:
- the LOC102661978 gene encoding protein MAIN-LIKE 1-like encodes MVYRVRPSVDEYDKLIEFVCLEGLDWEMEKKLHEEMKRSGFCLKGITRANNAPGVEDEPVVAADVHASGADAGDEAKGFPGGSRDPSVLTEYVDHVVVSVWNREERPELKLSSHRRKVLKFGRPAPEIEGLVAATRLSPLIACSVDTSDQGLISAFVERWHRETSSFHLPAGEVSITLDDVASLLHLPIVGAFHTFEPLHVDEAVLMLVELLEVSEEEAKAKTTQCCTHFANKSATHVHVVFLDALRDFSQTGSYAWGVAALVHMYDHLNDACRSGGRQLAGYITLLQCWIYEHFPSVAESMADPDYDDL; translated from the exons ATGGTATATCGTGTTCGCCCAAGCGTTGATGAGTATGATAAGTTAATAGAGTTTGTCTGCTTGGAGGGTTTGGATTGGGAAATGGAAAAAAAGCTACATGAGGAAATGAAAAGGAGTGGTTTCTGTCTCAAGGGCATCACAAGGG CAAACAATGCACCTGGTGTCGAGGATGAGCCTGTGGTAGCTGCAGACGTACATGCATCTGGTGCAGACGCTGGTGATGAAGCTAAGGGATTTCCAGGTGGGTCGCGTGACCCATCAGTGCTTACGGAGTATGTTGACCATGTTGTAGTTAGCGTATGGAATAgagag gaacgtcctgaattgaagttatcCTCCCACAGGAGGAAAGTGCTGAAATTTGGTAGGCCTGCTCCTGAAATTGAGGGCCTAGTTGCTGCCACAAGATTAAGTCCTTTGATCGCATGTTCAGTAGACACTAGCGATCAAGGACTTATATCCGCGTTCGTGGAGAGGTGGCATAGggaaactagtagtttccatCTTCCTGCGGGGGAGGTTAGCATCACCCTGGATGATGTGGCATCTCTGCTTCATCTTCCCATTGTTGGCGCCTTCCATACCTTCGAGCCTCTGCACGTCGACGAGGCTGTGTTGATGTTGGTGGAGTTACTAGAGGTCTCCGAAGAGGAAGCCAAGGCCAAGACAACACAGT GTTGCACTcattttgctaacaagagtgcaacccatGTTCATGTTGTTTTCTTAGACGCTTTGCGTGACTTCAGTCAGACTGGAAGCTATGCATGGGGAGTTGCCGCCCTAGTGCATATGTACGATCATTTGAATGATGCTTGTAGGAGTGGCGGCCGACAGCTTGCTGGTTACATCACTCTCTTAcag TGTTGGATATATGAGCACTTTCCGTCAGTTGCGGAGTCTATGGCTGATCCGGACTACGATGACCTGTAA